Proteins encoded together in one Thermomonospora curvata DSM 43183 window:
- a CDS encoding bifunctional o-acetylhomoserine/o-acetylserine sulfhydrylase yields the protein MSQSPDASEAPATDGWSFETKQVHAGTQPDPATGARAVPIYQTTSYVFRDTQHAANLFSLAETGNIYTRIMNPTQDAFEQRIAALEGGVGAVALASGQAAETMAILNLARSGDHVVSSASLYGGTYNLFRHTLPKLGIEVSFVEDPDDLDAWRAAVRPNTKAFFGESIGNPRGNVLDIEGVAGVAHEVGVPLIVDNTVPTPYLLRPFEHGADIVVHSATKFLGGHGTTVAGVVVDGGSFDFGAHGDRFPDFVEPDPSYHGLRYWEALGNLSYGIKLRVQLLRDIGPAIAPFSAFLLLQGVETLSLRMERHSANALELAKWLEQRDEVAAVHYPGLESSRWYGAAQKYLPRGAGAIVSFELRGGIEAGRRFVEGVQLFSHLANIGDVRSLIIHPASTTHSQLSEEELASTGVTPGLVRLSVGIENVDDLKADLEAGFRAAKGAS from the coding sequence ATGAGCCAGTCCCCCGACGCCTCCGAGGCCCCCGCCACCGACGGCTGGTCGTTCGAGACCAAGCAGGTGCACGCCGGCACCCAGCCCGACCCCGCCACCGGGGCGCGGGCGGTGCCGATCTACCAGACCACCTCGTATGTGTTCCGGGACACCCAGCACGCCGCCAACCTGTTCTCGCTGGCGGAGACCGGCAACATCTACACCCGGATCATGAACCCGACCCAGGACGCCTTCGAGCAGCGGATCGCCGCGCTGGAGGGCGGGGTCGGCGCGGTGGCGCTGGCGTCGGGGCAGGCCGCCGAGACCATGGCGATCTTGAACCTGGCCCGTTCGGGCGACCACGTGGTCTCCAGCGCCTCGCTGTACGGGGGGACCTACAACCTGTTCCGGCACACGCTGCCCAAGCTCGGCATCGAGGTGTCCTTCGTCGAGGACCCCGACGACCTGGACGCCTGGCGGGCGGCGGTGCGTCCCAACACCAAGGCGTTCTTCGGGGAGAGCATCGGCAACCCGCGCGGCAACGTGCTGGACATCGAGGGCGTGGCCGGCGTGGCCCACGAGGTGGGCGTGCCGCTGATCGTGGACAACACCGTCCCCACCCCCTACCTGCTGCGGCCCTTTGAGCACGGCGCCGACATCGTGGTGCACTCGGCCACCAAGTTCCTCGGCGGGCACGGCACCACGGTCGCGGGCGTGGTGGTGGACGGCGGGTCCTTCGACTTCGGGGCCCACGGCGACCGGTTCCCCGACTTCGTCGAGCCCGACCCCAGCTACCACGGCCTGCGCTACTGGGAGGCCCTGGGCAACCTGTCCTACGGCATCAAGCTGCGGGTGCAGCTTTTGCGCGACATCGGCCCGGCGATCGCGCCGTTCTCGGCGTTCCTGCTGCTGCAGGGCGTGGAGACGCTCAGCCTGCGGATGGAGCGGCACTCGGCGAACGCGCTGGAGCTGGCCAAGTGGCTGGAGCAGCGCGATGAGGTCGCCGCGGTGCACTACCCGGGCCTGGAGTCCAGCCGCTGGTACGGGGCGGCGCAAAAGTACCTGCCGCGCGGGGCGGGCGCGATCGTCTCCTTCGAGCTGCGCGGCGGCATCGAGGCCGGCCGCCGGTTCGTGGAGGGGGTGCAGCTGTTCAGCCACCTGGCCAACATCGGGGACGTGCGCAGCCTGATCATCCACCCGGCGTCCACCACCCACAGCCAGCTCTCCGAGGAGGAGCTGGCCTCCACCGGCGTCACCCCCGGCCTGGTGCGGCTGTCGGTCGGCATCGAGAACGTCGACGACCTCAAGGCCGACCTGGAGGCCGGGTTCCGCGCGGCGAAGGGCGCGTCCTGA
- a CDS encoding SAM-dependent methyltransferase, whose product MTEKAEETGGKGPASLDLQMDRAHPARVYDYFLGGKDNFPADRELGDLIAAVTPEMRDTAHINRSFMVRAVKYVAECGVDQFLDLGTGIPTSPNTHEVAQSVIPGAHVVYVDNDPIVSVHGRALLATDSTTALVQADIRDIDRLLEEPKLRQLIDFSRPVAIMLVAVLHYVTDEDDPGRIVSRLLQEAAPGSYLILSHFSADMSPRAHQVVELAARDGVAMRARSREEIAEFFTGLEMVEPGLVLPPLWRPDGPVPSDLSNAWGYAGVARKN is encoded by the coding sequence ATGACGGAGAAGGCGGAGGAGACGGGCGGCAAGGGGCCGGCCTCGCTCGACCTCCAGATGGACCGCGCGCATCCGGCCCGGGTGTACGACTACTTCCTGGGCGGCAAGGACAACTTCCCCGCCGACCGGGAGCTCGGCGACCTGATCGCCGCCGTCACCCCGGAGATGCGCGACACCGCCCACATCAACCGCAGCTTCATGGTCCGGGCCGTCAAATACGTGGCCGAATGCGGGGTGGACCAGTTCCTCGACCTGGGCACCGGCATCCCCACCAGCCCCAACACCCACGAGGTGGCCCAGTCGGTGATCCCCGGCGCCCACGTCGTCTACGTCGACAACGACCCGATCGTCTCCGTCCACGGGCGGGCGCTGCTGGCCACCGACTCCACCACGGCGCTCGTCCAGGCCGACATCCGCGACATCGACCGGCTGCTGGAGGAGCCCAAGCTGCGCCAGCTGATCGACTTCAGCCGCCCGGTCGCCATCATGCTGGTCGCGGTGCTGCACTACGTCACCGACGAGGACGATCCCGGCCGCATCGTCTCCCGGCTGCTGCAGGAGGCGGCACCCGGCAGCTACCTGATCCTGTCGCATTTTTCCGCCGACATGAGCCCCCGGGCGCACCAGGTGGTGGAGCTGGCCGCCCGGGACGGGGTGGCCATGCGGGCCCGCAGCCGGGAGGAGATCGCCGAGTTCTTCACCGGGCTGGAGATGGTCGAGCCCGGGCTGGTGCTGCCGCCGCTGTGGCGGCCCGACGGCCCCGTCCCCTCGGATTTGAGCAACGCCTGGGGTTACGCCGGGGTGGCCCGCAAGAACTGA
- a CDS encoding HAMP domain-containing sensor histidine kinase, producing MIPRPLDPLRSIKLKLGLLVAASTCATALVLKEALEAGVRGRYALPVAVLVSLAVTQFLAHGMTSPLREMTAVARAMAKGRYDRRVRASSRDEVGELARAFNSMADDLAEVDRRRREFIANVSHELRTPISALHAQLENIADGITPARPQTLRAALEQTQRLERLVAQLLDLSRLDEGGRFLERTRFAVRPFLEEAVEQARIAHPRVRFTAEADPGLMVRADRDRLHQVVANLLDNAARHGGDNVTVTARPLRTALVLEVADDGPGIPPQQRERVFERFSRGARYGSDGGTGLGLAIARWAVELHDGRIEVADSSRGCRIRAVIPNAI from the coding sequence GTGATCCCCCGTCCGCTCGACCCGCTGCGTTCCATCAAGCTCAAGCTGGGCCTGCTGGTGGCGGCCAGCACCTGCGCCACCGCGCTGGTGCTGAAGGAGGCGCTGGAGGCGGGCGTGCGGGGCCGCTACGCCCTGCCGGTCGCCGTGCTGGTCTCGCTGGCGGTCACCCAGTTCCTGGCGCACGGCATGACGTCCCCGCTGCGGGAGATGACCGCGGTGGCCCGGGCGATGGCCAAGGGACGCTACGACCGGCGGGTGCGGGCCAGTTCCCGCGACGAGGTCGGCGAGCTGGCCCGCGCCTTCAACAGCATGGCCGACGACCTGGCCGAGGTGGACCGGCGGCGGCGCGAGTTCATCGCCAACGTCTCCCACGAGCTGCGGACGCCGATCAGCGCCCTGCACGCCCAGCTGGAGAACATCGCCGACGGCATCACCCCGGCCCGCCCGCAGACGCTGCGGGCGGCGCTGGAGCAGACCCAGCGGCTGGAGCGGCTGGTGGCGCAGCTGCTGGACCTGTCCCGCCTGGACGAGGGCGGGCGGTTCCTGGAGCGCACCCGTTTCGCCGTCCGCCCGTTCCTGGAGGAGGCCGTCGAGCAGGCCCGCATCGCGCACCCGCGGGTGCGTTTCACCGCCGAGGCGGACCCCGGCCTGATGGTGCGGGCCGACCGGGACCGCCTGCACCAGGTGGTGGCCAACCTGCTGGACAACGCCGCCCGCCACGGCGGGGACAACGTCACCGTCACCGCCCGTCCCCTGCGCACGGCCCTGGTGCTGGAGGTCGCCGACGACGGGCCGGGCATCCCGCCGCAGCAGCGCGAGCGGGTATTCGAACGTTTCTCCCGCGGCGCCCGCTACGGCTCCGACGGCGGCACCGGCCTCGGCCTGGCCATCGCCCGCTGGGCGGTGGAACTGCACGACGGCCGCATCGAGGTGGCCGACTCCTCCCGCGGCTGCCGCATCCGCGCCGTGATCCCGAACGCGATCTGA
- a CDS encoding AfsR/SARP family transcriptional regulator, with translation MVRFQVLGPLKADLGGRPVRLGGLRQRAVLAVLLIARGRIVSAEQIVSAVWEGSPPPSPTTLHAYVSELRRALEPDRPARAPARLLVREGPGYALRITPDQLDAERFTDLAARGRRALEAGAAAQAEELLGRALDLWQGPAYAEFTDAGFAIPEIARLEDLRAGVQDDRVAAMIELGRHATAVGLLEAQVAEHPLRERGWELLALALYRSGRQADALAALRTVRRRLADELGIEPGPALRALETAMLTQDPGLDPAPRHGAVPPGRPPAAEPVPPPAEPPAQWTPALRPEPARTGGNLPFALSAFVGRTEELAMTGRLLAEHRLVTLTGTGGVGKTRLALEAARRRSDPDGPWLVELAGLQEETLLAAAVAAALGIPGVSTPDQLAAVLAGRELVLLLDNCEHLLRGAAELVGALLARCGGLRVLATSREPLGVAGEAVYEVPPLEPAGDAAELFRRRAAAVLPGWSPDEAEQARIVRLCAELDGIPLAIELAAAQCRVLSIDQVADALADRFAVLVGGAAGGPSRHRTLEEAVAWSHQLLEPAERRLFHRLGVFAGGFDLEAAGAVAGVTPVLPPLSALVRKSLLTVEPGSAPRRYRMLETLRQYALRKLDPAELEAARERHRAWVLARAEAADRRLRGPQGADLLAQLSGDLAEIRATFASAAAAGDGEYMLRLGAAMYWFCYRKGHIAEGLSWLSEALAAVPDADPGLRARARVGLGGLLYLNGQVRDAYEAALTAGQEARAAGDRITEALTDIYRVYMGALAGVPLDVAELSRTAVERARATTEEWLVAEALMVQGMMARLAGDPSAPQVLEEAIAVAQACGHGWSVGSALWAAMKAALDRGDGPRTLELAKGLLVISERDVDVTSWLVLLHTAAHALVLTGRPESAAVLVGAVEGIGRQVGFSPEKMDPLDGPRTSAAVRRALPAHEYRRHLARGRRMSRREVSALLADLIAETTAAAGRPGAR, from the coding sequence GTGGTGCGTTTTCAAGTGCTCGGGCCGCTCAAAGCGGACCTGGGCGGACGGCCGGTGAGGCTCGGCGGGCTCCGGCAGCGGGCGGTGCTGGCGGTGCTGCTGATCGCGCGGGGCAGGATCGTGTCGGCCGAACAGATCGTCTCCGCGGTCTGGGAGGGGTCCCCGCCGCCCTCGCCGACCACCCTGCACGCCTATGTCTCCGAGCTGCGCCGCGCCCTGGAACCGGACCGCCCGGCGCGCGCACCCGCCCGGCTGCTGGTGCGGGAAGGCCCGGGATACGCGCTGCGGATCACCCCCGACCAGCTGGACGCCGAACGCTTCACCGACCTGGCCGCGCGGGGACGGCGGGCACTGGAGGCCGGCGCGGCGGCCCAGGCCGAAGAGCTGCTCGGCCGCGCCCTCGACCTGTGGCAGGGACCCGCCTACGCCGAGTTCACCGACGCCGGGTTCGCCATCCCCGAGATCGCACGCCTGGAGGACCTGCGGGCCGGCGTCCAGGACGACCGCGTGGCCGCCATGATCGAGCTGGGCCGGCACGCGACGGCCGTGGGCCTGCTGGAGGCCCAGGTCGCCGAGCATCCACTGCGGGAACGCGGCTGGGAACTGCTGGCGCTGGCGCTGTATCGCTCCGGCCGCCAGGCCGACGCACTGGCCGCCCTGCGGACCGTCCGCCGCCGCCTGGCCGACGAACTGGGCATCGAACCGGGACCGGCGCTGCGCGCCCTGGAGACGGCGATGCTGACCCAGGACCCCGGCCTCGACCCGGCCCCTCGGCACGGCGCGGTCCCGCCCGGCAGGCCGCCCGCGGCGGAGCCCGTCCCGCCCCCCGCGGAGCCGCCCGCGCAATGGACGCCGGCACTGCGGCCGGAACCGGCGCGAACCGGCGGGAACCTGCCGTTCGCGCTGTCGGCCTTCGTCGGCCGGACCGAAGAGCTGGCCATGACCGGCCGCCTGCTGGCCGAGCACCGCCTGGTCACCTTGACCGGGACGGGCGGGGTGGGCAAGACCCGGCTGGCGCTGGAGGCCGCCCGGCGGCGAAGCGACCCCGACGGCCCCTGGCTGGTGGAGCTGGCCGGGCTGCAGGAGGAGACGCTGCTGGCCGCCGCGGTCGCCGCCGCGCTGGGCATCCCGGGGGTGAGCACCCCCGACCAGCTGGCCGCGGTGCTGGCCGGCCGGGAACTGGTGCTGCTGCTGGACAACTGCGAGCACCTGCTGCGGGGCGCCGCCGAACTGGTCGGTGCGCTGCTGGCGCGCTGCGGCGGGCTGCGGGTGCTGGCCACCTCCCGCGAGCCGCTGGGCGTGGCGGGCGAGGCGGTCTATGAGGTGCCGCCGCTGGAGCCCGCCGGGGACGCCGCCGAGCTGTTCCGCCGCCGGGCCGCCGCCGTGCTGCCCGGCTGGAGTCCCGACGAGGCCGAGCAGGCCCGCATCGTGCGGTTGTGCGCCGAGCTGGACGGCATTCCGCTGGCCATCGAGCTGGCCGCGGCCCAGTGCCGGGTGCTGTCCATCGACCAGGTCGCCGACGCGCTGGCCGACCGTTTCGCGGTGCTGGTCGGCGGCGCGGCCGGCGGCCCGTCCCGGCACCGCACCCTGGAGGAGGCCGTCGCCTGGAGCCACCAGCTGCTGGAACCGGCCGAGCGGCGGCTGTTCCACCGGCTGGGGGTGTTCGCCGGGGGCTTCGACCTGGAGGCGGCCGGGGCGGTCGCCGGCGTCACCCCGGTGCTGCCGCCGCTGTCGGCGCTGGTCCGCAAGTCGCTGCTGACCGTCGAGCCCGGCAGCGCCCCCCGCCGCTACCGCATGCTGGAGACGCTGCGCCAGTACGCGCTGCGGAAACTGGACCCCGCCGAACTGGAGGCGGCCCGCGAACGCCACCGCGCCTGGGTGCTGGCCCGCGCCGAGGCCGCCGACCGCCGGCTGCGCGGCCCGCAGGGAGCCGACCTGCTGGCCCAGTTGAGCGGGGACCTGGCGGAGATCCGGGCGACGTTCGCCTCGGCGGCCGCCGCCGGGGACGGGGAGTACATGCTGCGGCTGGGCGCGGCGATGTACTGGTTCTGCTACCGCAAAGGGCACATCGCCGAGGGCCTGTCCTGGCTGTCGGAGGCGCTGGCCGCCGTGCCCGACGCCGACCCGGGGCTGCGGGCGCGCGCCCGCGTGGGCCTGGGCGGGCTGCTGTACCTGAACGGCCAGGTGCGGGACGCCTACGAGGCCGCGCTGACCGCCGGGCAGGAGGCCCGCGCGGCGGGGGACCGCATCACCGAGGCGCTCACCGACATCTACCGCGTCTACATGGGCGCGCTGGCCGGAGTGCCGCTGGATGTCGCCGAACTGAGCCGCACCGCCGTGGAACGGGCCCGCGCCACCACCGAAGAATGGCTGGTCGCCGAGGCGCTGATGGTGCAGGGCATGATGGCGCGCCTGGCGGGGGACCCGTCCGCGCCGCAGGTGCTGGAAGAGGCGATCGCGGTCGCGCAGGCCTGCGGTCACGGCTGGTCGGTCGGTTCGGCGCTGTGGGCCGCCATGAAGGCCGCGCTGGACCGCGGCGACGGCCCCCGCACCCTGGAGCTGGCCAAGGGCCTGCTCGTCATCTCCGAACGCGACGTGGATGTGACCTCCTGGCTGGTGCTGCTGCACACCGCCGCCCACGCGCTGGTGCTGACCGGACGCCCCGAGTCCGCCGCCGTGCTGGTGGGCGCGGTGGAGGGCATCGGCCGGCAGGTCGGCTTCTCCCCGGAGAAGATGGACCCGCTGGACGGCCCCCGCACCTCCGCCGCCGTCCGCCGGGCGCTGCCCGCCCACGAGTACCGGCGGCACCTGGCCCGCGGCCGCCGCATGTCCCGCCGGGAGGTCTCCGCCCTGCTGGCCGATCTCATCGCCGAAACGACCGCAGCGGCGGGTCGGCCCGGCGCCCGGTGA
- a CDS encoding B12-binding domain-containing radical SAM protein, with protein sequence MRVKMILPALTEATSPLFRPIKYALFPPLGLATLAGYLDPDDEVTIVDEHVQKIDTSDEPDLVVIQVYITSARRAYELADLYRARGAHVCLGGLHVTSLPQEAARHADTIFCGPGEDTWPRFLADLRAGRPARRYDSTERTLAGLPPVRRDLIDRSRYLVPNSIVVSRGCPHVCDFCYKEAFFAGGKSFYTQAVDAALAEIDRLPGRHLYFLDDHLFGNARFATALFEGMRGMGRLWQAAGTVQAVLRPGLLEKAVEAGLRSLFVGFETVNAANLAEQRKWQNIDRDYGAAIRRLHEHGVMVNGSFVFGMDHDDASVFDRTVEWAIGQGIETATFHILTPYPGTRLYERMAKAGRLLHSDWDLYDTRHVVFEPSRMTARQLEDGYWRAYRDFYRWGSILRGAATKPTVAGRLRHAAYAAGWKKFEPLWDLVIRAKQVGRALPFLETVLAGGLPSRPGGGNRSGDGRGVTPSLSGSRL encoded by the coding sequence GTGCGAGTGAAGATGATCCTGCCCGCGCTGACCGAGGCGACCTCGCCGCTGTTCCGCCCGATCAAGTACGCGCTGTTCCCGCCGCTGGGGCTGGCCACGCTGGCCGGTTACCTGGACCCCGACGATGAGGTGACCATCGTCGACGAGCACGTCCAGAAGATCGACACCTCCGATGAGCCGGACCTGGTGGTCATCCAGGTCTACATCACCTCCGCGCGCCGGGCCTATGAGCTGGCCGACCTGTACCGGGCCCGCGGCGCCCACGTCTGCCTGGGCGGCCTGCACGTGACGTCGCTGCCGCAGGAGGCCGCCCGGCACGCCGACACGATCTTCTGCGGGCCGGGCGAGGACACCTGGCCGCGTTTCCTGGCCGACCTGCGCGCCGGGCGTCCGGCCCGCCGCTATGACTCCACCGAGCGCACCCTGGCCGGCCTGCCGCCGGTCCGCCGCGACCTGATCGACCGCAGCCGGTACCTGGTGCCGAACTCGATCGTGGTCTCCCGCGGCTGCCCGCACGTGTGCGACTTCTGCTACAAAGAGGCGTTCTTCGCCGGCGGCAAGTCGTTCTACACCCAGGCCGTGGACGCGGCGCTCGCCGAGATCGACCGGCTGCCCGGACGGCACCTGTACTTCCTGGACGACCACCTGTTCGGCAACGCCCGGTTCGCCACCGCCCTGTTCGAGGGGATGCGCGGGATGGGACGGCTGTGGCAGGCGGCCGGGACGGTGCAGGCGGTGCTGCGCCCGGGGCTGCTGGAGAAGGCCGTGGAGGCGGGGCTGCGCAGCCTGTTCGTCGGCTTTGAGACCGTCAACGCCGCCAACCTGGCCGAGCAGCGCAAGTGGCAGAACATCGACCGGGACTACGGCGCGGCGATCCGGCGGCTGCACGAGCACGGGGTGATGGTCAACGGCAGTTTCGTCTTCGGCATGGACCACGACGACGCGTCCGTGTTCGACCGCACCGTCGAGTGGGCGATCGGCCAGGGCATCGAGACCGCCACCTTCCACATCCTCACGCCCTATCCCGGCACCCGCCTGTATGAGCGGATGGCCAAGGCCGGCCGGCTGCTGCACTCGGACTGGGATCTCTACGACACCCGCCATGTGGTCTTCGAACCGTCCCGGATGACCGCCCGGCAGTTGGAGGACGGCTATTGGCGGGCCTACCGCGACTTCTACCGCTGGGGGTCGATCCTGCGCGGCGCCGCCACCAAGCCCACCGTGGCGGGCAGGCTGCGCCATGCCGCCTACGCGGCCGGCTGGAAGAAGTTCGAACCGCTGTGGGACCTGGTCATCAGGGCCAAGCAGGTCGGCCGCGCCCTGCCCTTTTTGGAGACGGTGCTGGCCGGTGGCCTCCCGTCCCGTCCCGGCGGCGGGAACCGGTCCGGCGATGGGCGAGGAGTCACCCCGTCTCTTTCCGGCTCCCGTCTTTGA
- a CDS encoding serpin family protein, with protein MARGGPLIDAANALTVRWAAAVCSPAQSTVLSGAGVWPLLGLLAAGAAGPGERELRQAIGVTSGDPIDAAESLLEEMASAPAVQSALGLWTARRLRLNPQWAGRLPAGTRGELTGDPGRDQELLNAWARERTDGLIPAMPVEVDAATRLVLAGALAIRTTWDEPFSEFPTPLTDGPWGGRWIVALSRTVRTMHDLQVADTPGGPLTMLRVTGSGDLDVHLLLGGPARMPGDVLAAGVAALAGRCSLTGGDALPEGEPAPGVVVRTMESAVLGDVMNQMVPRFTVTSSHDLLATPQVFGLQSVMDTARGHFPGISAEPLAIDQARQNVRASFQARGFEAAAVTAFAATVGSAPPVATVKVKYVQVCFDRPFAFLAVHRTSGLILVAGWVAEADEAAVPGLPSPRPARPGRPFGRWGGS; from the coding sequence ATGGCGCGCGGCGGACCACTGATCGATGCGGCCAACGCGCTGACCGTGCGGTGGGCCGCGGCGGTCTGCTCGCCGGCGCAGTCGACGGTCCTGTCCGGGGCCGGGGTGTGGCCGCTGCTGGGCTTGCTGGCCGCGGGCGCCGCCGGCCCGGGGGAACGGGAGCTGCGGCAGGCCATCGGGGTGACAAGCGGCGACCCCATCGACGCCGCCGAAAGCCTGCTGGAGGAGATGGCCTCCGCACCGGCCGTCCAGTCCGCGCTGGGCCTGTGGACCGCACGGCGGCTGCGGCTGAACCCGCAATGGGCCGGGCGGCTGCCGGCGGGCACCCGTGGCGAGCTGACCGGCGACCCCGGCCGCGATCAGGAGCTGCTGAACGCCTGGGCCAGGGAACGGACCGATGGGCTCATCCCCGCCATGCCGGTGGAGGTCGATGCGGCCACCCGGCTGGTGCTGGCCGGGGCCCTCGCCATCCGCACCACCTGGGACGAGCCGTTCTCCGAGTTCCCCACGCCGCTGACGGACGGCCCCTGGGGCGGGCGGTGGATCGTCGCGCTGTCGCGCACCGTCAGGACGATGCACGACCTTCAGGTGGCCGACACCCCGGGCGGCCCGCTGACCATGCTGCGCGTGACCGGCTCAGGGGACCTCGACGTCCACTTGCTGCTCGGCGGCCCCGCCCGCATGCCCGGGGACGTGCTCGCCGCAGGCGTCGCCGCACTGGCGGGCCGCTGCTCCCTCACCGGCGGGGACGCCCTGCCGGAGGGAGAACCCGCCCCCGGTGTCGTCGTCCGGACGATGGAGAGCGCCGTCCTCGGCGATGTGATGAACCAGATGGTGCCGCGTTTCACCGTCACCTCCTCCCACGATCTGCTCGCCACGCCCCAGGTGTTCGGCCTGCAGAGCGTGATGGACACCGCGCGGGGCCACTTCCCCGGCATCAGCGCCGAACCGCTGGCCATCGACCAGGCCCGCCAGAACGTCCGCGCCTCCTTCCAGGCCCGGGGCTTTGAGGCCGCCGCGGTCACCGCCTTCGCCGCCACGGTCGGATCGGCGCCCCCCGTGGCCACCGTGAAGGTCAAGTACGTGCAGGTCTGTTTCGACCGTCCCTTCGCCTTCCTGGCCGTCCACCGCACCAGCGGCCTGATCCTGGTCGCCGGGTGGGTCGCCGAGGCCGACGAGGCCGCGGTGCCCGGGCTCCCCTCGCCGCGGCCCGCCCGGCCCGGGCGGCCCTTCGGGAGGTGGGGCGGCTCCTGA
- a CDS encoding response regulator transcription factor: MPRHRILVVEDEPAIAEAVAERLRAEGFTAVIARDGLDAVERFRRSAPDLVVLDLMLPGLDGLEVCRRLQAERPVPVLMLTARGEETDQLIGLGVGADDYLTKPFSMRVLVARVRALLRRIERARSGTHPVVRLGGLEVDRAARRVRLRGAQVHLTPTEFELLAFLAGAPGTVFSRAELLERVWGWTAGAGTRTVDSHVRALRRKLGDEIIRTAHGVGYALEPPR; this comes from the coding sequence GTGCCGAGACACCGCATCCTGGTCGTGGAGGACGAACCGGCCATCGCCGAGGCGGTGGCCGAGCGGCTGCGGGCCGAGGGCTTTACGGCCGTGATCGCCCGGGACGGCCTGGATGCCGTCGAGCGCTTCCGCCGCAGCGCACCGGACCTGGTGGTGCTGGACCTGATGCTGCCCGGCCTGGACGGGCTGGAGGTCTGCCGGCGGCTGCAGGCCGAACGGCCGGTGCCGGTGCTGATGCTCACCGCCCGCGGCGAGGAGACCGACCAGCTGATCGGGCTGGGCGTGGGCGCCGACGACTATCTGACCAAGCCGTTCAGCATGCGGGTGCTGGTGGCGCGGGTGCGGGCGCTGCTGCGCCGCATCGAACGGGCGCGCTCTGGGACGCACCCGGTGGTGCGGCTGGGCGGCCTGGAGGTGGACCGGGCGGCGCGCCGGGTCCGCCTGCGGGGCGCCCAGGTGCACCTGACGCCGACGGAGTTCGAGCTGCTGGCCTTCCTGGCCGGCGCCCCCGGCACCGTGTTCTCCCGGGCCGAGCTGCTGGAACGGGTCTGGGGCTGGACGGCGGGCGCCGGGACGCGCACGGTCGACAGCCACGTGCGGGCGCTGCGCCGCAAGCTCGGCGACGAGATCATCCGCACCGCGCACGGCGTGGGGTACGCGCTGGAGCCCCCGCGGTGA
- a CDS encoding lamin tail domain-containing protein, whose translation MQIYRVYYDSPGKDTGSNSSLNAEWVQIINRGTKTRQLKGWRIHDRTGYTYTFGSFKLGPKKTVKVRTGRGKNTSANRYWGRRWYVWNNTGDTAYLRRPSGSLADSCSWSKKGSGHKYC comes from the coding sequence GTGCAGATCTACCGGGTCTACTACGACTCGCCCGGCAAGGACACCGGCTCCAACAGCTCCCTCAACGCCGAGTGGGTGCAGATCATCAACCGGGGCACCAAGACCCGGCAGCTCAAGGGCTGGCGGATCCACGACAGGACCGGCTACACCTACACCTTCGGCTCGTTCAAGCTGGGCCCCAAGAAGACCGTGAAGGTCCGCACCGGCAGGGGCAAGAACACCTCCGCCAACCGTTACTGGGGCCGCCGCTGGTACGTGTGGAACAACACCGGCGACACCGCCTACCTGCGCCGCCCGAGCGGCTCCCTGGCCGACTCCTGCTCCTGGAGCAAGAAGGGCAGCGGCCACAAGTACTGCTGA